One window of Gammaproteobacteria bacterium genomic DNA carries:
- a CDS encoding type II toxin-antitoxin system VapC family toxin — protein MADILVDSNVILDVVTEDPKWYDWSAGQLEKWAESHMLVINPIIYSEVSIGFDRIEDLDLALPPEFFRRDPLPWEAGFLAGKCFVKYRRSGGKRRSPLPDFYIGAHAAIGGIALLTRDTNRYKTYFPKLALISP, from the coding sequence ATGGCTGATATCTTGGTGGATAGTAACGTCATACTTGATGTGGTTACCGAAGACCCAAAATGGTATGACTGGTCAGCCGGCCAGCTTGAAAAATGGGCTGAAAGCCATATGCTCGTCATTAACCCCATTATTTACAGCGAGGTCTCCATCGGTTTCGACCGGATCGAAGACCTCGACCTGGCCCTGCCGCCGGAGTTTTTTCGCCGCGACCCGTTGCCATGGGAAGCGGGATTTCTTGCAGGAAAATGTTTCGTCAAATACCGCCGCTCGGGCGGCAAGCGGCGTTCGCCACTGCCGGATTTTTATATCGGTGCGCACGCCGCGATCGGCGGCATCGCGCTGTTGACGCGCGATACGAATCGCTACAAGACCTATTTCCCGAAACTCGCGCTGATTTCGCCCTGA